The proteins below come from a single Corynebacterium glyciniphilum AJ 3170 genomic window:
- a CDS encoding type 1 glutamine amidotransferase domain-containing protein, producing MINVLMAVTAARHWTLTDGTEHPTGFWAEEFLVPYEIFTDAGFDVTVATPGAATPIVDELSLGLTGGVLPHTVKKYRAKLEELAPVLENTADLHAVTAEELDGYDLVFYPGGHGPMEDLAFDTLSGRILTSRLESGRPLALLCHAPAALLATVDEDGKTPFAGCHVTGLSNREELINSFAKKAPWLLEDKLKEIGTDYDKALIPFRPHVVQDGNLFTGQNPQSSKKLAETLVSTLS from the coding sequence ATGATCAACGTCCTGATGGCAGTCACCGCAGCACGGCACTGGACCCTTACTGACGGAACCGAACATCCCACCGGTTTCTGGGCCGAGGAGTTTCTTGTCCCCTACGAGATCTTCACCGACGCCGGATTCGATGTCACCGTCGCCACCCCGGGAGCGGCCACGCCGATCGTTGATGAGCTCAGCCTGGGTCTCACCGGCGGCGTTCTCCCTCACACGGTCAAGAAGTACCGTGCGAAACTCGAGGAGCTCGCCCCGGTTCTCGAGAACACCGCTGACCTGCATGCGGTCACCGCGGAAGAGCTCGACGGCTACGATCTGGTGTTCTATCCCGGAGGCCACGGCCCCATGGAGGATCTGGCCTTCGACACGCTCTCCGGCAGGATCCTGACAAGCCGTCTCGAGTCTGGACGGCCGCTGGCGTTGCTGTGCCACGCCCCGGCTGCGCTGCTCGCCACCGTTGACGAGGACGGAAAGACCCCCTTCGCCGGGTGCCACGTCACCGGTCTGTCCAACCGCGAGGAGCTGATCAACTCCTTCGCAAAGAAAGCCCCCTGGCTGCTGGAAGACAAGCTCAAGGAGATCGGCACCGACTACGACAAGGCGCTGATCCCGTTCCGGCCCCACGTGGTCCAGGACGGCAACCTCTTCACCGGCCAGAACCCGCAGTCATCGAAGAAGCTCGCAGAAACGCTCGTCTCTACCCTCAGCTAG
- a CDS encoding alpha/beta hydrolase, producing the protein MNANPKNIALEPAAQAFAEATSEPPFLYQLPPEEGRKAVDEVQDEEIHKPEIDEEWITVTGGPTGEVPTRIVRPKGATGVVPVVLYTHGAGWVFGDAHTHDRLIRDLAVGTGAAVVFPEYVRAPDAQYPSQNEQSYAVAQWIVHHGTEHNLDPERVAISGDSVGGNMAIALNIMGNERGDVSFKGAALFYPVTDANFDTESYREFAEGYFLARDGMKWFWDQYTTDEDARNEITASPLRASEDELAFFPPTLVITAEADVLRDEGEAFAAKLRRAGVQVTAVRYGGIIHDFVMVNSMHETPQAVAAVAQAVAHLKDVLGIEG; encoded by the coding sequence ATGAACGCGAACCCGAAGAACATCGCCCTCGAACCCGCGGCCCAGGCTTTCGCCGAAGCGACCTCTGAACCCCCGTTTCTCTACCAGCTTCCTCCCGAGGAGGGCCGCAAGGCCGTCGACGAGGTGCAGGACGAGGAGATCCACAAGCCTGAGATCGATGAAGAATGGATCACCGTGACCGGCGGTCCGACCGGTGAAGTACCGACCCGTATCGTGCGGCCCAAGGGGGCCACTGGCGTAGTGCCAGTCGTGCTGTACACCCACGGTGCCGGCTGGGTCTTCGGCGACGCCCACACCCACGACCGGCTCATCCGTGACCTCGCCGTCGGAACCGGCGCGGCAGTCGTCTTCCCGGAGTACGTCCGCGCGCCGGACGCGCAGTACCCGTCGCAGAACGAGCAGTCCTACGCGGTCGCCCAGTGGATCGTCCATCACGGCACCGAGCACAACCTGGACCCCGAGCGGGTCGCGATCTCCGGCGACTCCGTCGGTGGCAACATGGCGATCGCCCTGAACATCATGGGCAACGAGCGTGGTGATGTGTCTTTCAAGGGTGCGGCTCTGTTCTATCCGGTCACCGACGCGAACTTCGACACGGAGTCCTACCGGGAGTTCGCCGAGGGGTACTTCCTCGCCCGCGACGGGATGAAATGGTTCTGGGACCAGTACACCACCGACGAGGACGCCCGGAACGAGATCACTGCCTCACCGCTGCGCGCTTCCGAGGACGAGCTGGCGTTCTTCCCTCCGACGTTGGTGATCACCGCCGAGGCCGATGTACTGCGCGACGAGGGTGAAGCCTTCGCCGCGAAGCTACGGCGTGCCGGGGTGCAGGTGACCGCCGTGCGTTACGGCGGCATCATCCATGACTTCGTGATGGTCAACTCCATGCATGAGACCCCGCAGGCTGTCGCCGCCGTTGCCCAGGCCGTCGCGCACCTGAAGGACGTGCTCGGTATCGAGGGGTAG
- a CDS encoding NAD(P)H-quinone oxidoreductase, producing the protein MKAIWNNNLDLEDTAVPAPGPDEVLVKVTAAGVNRADVMQREGNYPPPPGVTDIIGMELSGVITELGGDVARQGRWAPGDEVAAIISGGGYAEYAVVPVGQLMPIPAGMTLLEAAALPETAATVWSNLVMEAGLTAGQTVLIHGGGSGIGTHAIQVAKAIGATVIVTVGSEGKAQRARELGADRVINYREQDFAEELENSVDVVLDIIAAKYLPGNVRVLAPGGTLVIIGMMRGTHGDLDIGALINKRARVIGTNVRRRPLTGPGSKATITDEVVKNVWPLVEDGTVKPVISATLPLAEARAAHEMLDSADSVGKVLLRP; encoded by the coding sequence ATGAAAGCAATCTGGAACAACAACCTCGACCTCGAGGACACCGCCGTCCCGGCACCCGGGCCCGACGAGGTCCTGGTGAAAGTCACCGCCGCCGGTGTGAACCGCGCCGATGTGATGCAACGCGAAGGCAACTATCCTCCGCCGCCCGGTGTCACCGACATCATCGGCATGGAGCTCTCCGGCGTGATCACCGAACTCGGTGGTGACGTCGCACGGCAGGGCCGTTGGGCACCCGGCGACGAGGTCGCAGCGATCATCTCCGGCGGCGGCTACGCCGAGTACGCCGTGGTCCCCGTCGGCCAGTTGATGCCGATTCCGGCCGGTATGACCCTGCTGGAGGCCGCCGCACTGCCGGAAACCGCGGCCACGGTGTGGTCGAACCTGGTGATGGAGGCGGGCCTGACCGCCGGACAGACCGTACTGATTCACGGGGGCGGCAGCGGTATCGGCACCCACGCCATTCAGGTGGCCAAGGCCATCGGCGCCACGGTGATCGTCACCGTGGGGTCCGAGGGCAAGGCCCAGCGGGCACGTGAACTCGGTGCGGACCGGGTGATCAACTATCGCGAGCAGGACTTCGCCGAAGAACTCGAGAACAGCGTGGACGTGGTCCTGGACATCATCGCCGCCAAATACCTGCCGGGTAATGTCCGTGTCCTCGCCCCAGGTGGAACACTCGTGATCATCGGCATGATGCGCGGCACCCACGGGGACCTCGACATCGGCGCGCTGATCAACAAGCGGGCCCGGGTAATCGGTACAAATGTGCGTCGACGTCCGTTGACGGGGCCCGGGTCGAAGGCGACGATCACCGACGAGGTGGTGAAGAACGTGTGGCCATTGGTGGAGGACGGGACGGTGAAACCGGTGATCTCGGCGACGCTGCCGCTGGCGGAGGCCCGTGCCGCACACGAGATGCTCGACTCCGCTGATTCGGTAGGCAAGGTACTGCTCCGGCCCTGA
- a CDS encoding SDR family NAD(P)-dependent oxidoreductase has protein sequence MAHDPLNYAGTTVLITGASSGLGAEFASQFAARGADLVLVARREDRLTDLADRLEQNHGVSTTVVTADLGVPDAAASLVETLDERGLHVDSLINNAGFGMGGQFADEEPGRLSGMIDLNVGLLTDLTRLLLPQLVERSRRSGGPGVLLNIASTAAYQPTPGMAAYGATKAYVLSLTEALAYETKTSPLRVLALSPGPTKTEFFDVLGGGTDAAVGSFQTADQVVSLALQELDRKNPRPSIVSGRRNAVVAAIARLAPRRLTLALSGRISQ, from the coding sequence GTGGCGCATGATCCCCTGAACTACGCGGGGACGACGGTCCTGATCACCGGGGCGAGTTCCGGCCTGGGGGCGGAGTTCGCCTCCCAGTTCGCTGCCCGCGGCGCCGACCTGGTGCTCGTCGCCCGGCGCGAGGATCGTCTGACCGACCTCGCCGACCGGCTCGAGCAGAACCACGGCGTCTCCACCACCGTGGTCACCGCCGACCTCGGAGTCCCGGACGCCGCCGCCTCACTGGTGGAGACATTGGACGAGCGCGGCCTTCACGTCGATTCACTGATCAATAACGCCGGCTTCGGCATGGGAGGACAGTTCGCCGACGAGGAGCCCGGGCGTCTCTCCGGGATGATCGACCTCAACGTCGGTCTGCTCACCGACCTCACACGCCTGCTGCTGCCTCAGCTGGTGGAACGTTCACGGCGCAGCGGCGGGCCGGGCGTCCTGCTCAACATCGCCAGTACCGCCGCCTACCAACCCACCCCGGGCATGGCCGCCTATGGCGCGACGAAAGCGTACGTCCTCTCTCTCACTGAAGCACTCGCCTATGAGACGAAAACGTCTCCGCTGCGGGTCCTCGCGCTAAGCCCAGGACCGACAAAGACGGAGTTCTTCGATGTTCTCGGCGGGGGCACCGACGCTGCTGTCGGTAGCTTCCAGACCGCCGACCAGGTCGTCTCCCTGGCATTACAGGAACTCGACCGAAAGAATCCGCGTCCCAGCATCGTCTCCGGACGCAGAAATGCCGTCGTCGCCGCCATCGCGCGACTGGCTCCCCGGCGCCTCACCCTGGCGCTCTCCGGAAGGATCTCGCAATGA
- a CDS encoding succinic semialdehyde dehydrogenase, whose product MSRTSSATFPGIDPASVEFLDRLAHRVQVADPDRILEITNAMTGEVMGTVPASTTEDVAAAATRARRLQRAWAARPVEERAGVLLRFHDLVLERQDEVLDLIQRENGKARRHAYEEIMDVAVNSRYYAHTAADYLKPKRRQGVQLSLTKVVEVHHPKGLVGVISPWNYPLTLGISDSLPAIIAGNAILTKPDQQTPYATLWAVQLLEEAGMPEGLVQVVTGRGSELGTPIIEHSDFLMFTGSTAVGRTVAAQAGEHLIDYSMELGGKNALLVLDDADIDKAVKGAVRASFSNTGQLCISIERIYVPDSMWDSFTSRFAAAAKNMTLSPKLDYSADMGSLVSKKQLTTVSDHVEDARSKGATVLAGGKARPDLGPLFYEPTILTGVTEDMTVFDHETFGPVVSLYRVSSEEEAIRLANDSEYGLNFSVWTSDPTHGRRVAEQLEAGTVNVNDAYAPTWGSVDAPMGGMKASGVGRRHGEHGIMKYTESQTIAVERLIPVGAPDWLDAGRYAKVMTGALRLAKKLPGVK is encoded by the coding sequence ATGTCACGCACCTCTTCCGCCACTTTCCCCGGCATCGACCCCGCCTCCGTCGAATTCCTCGACCGGCTCGCCCATCGCGTCCAGGTCGCCGACCCCGACCGCATCCTGGAGATCACCAACGCCATGACCGGCGAGGTGATGGGCACCGTTCCCGCCTCCACCACAGAGGACGTCGCCGCTGCCGCGACGCGCGCCCGCCGTCTGCAGCGCGCCTGGGCTGCACGTCCTGTCGAAGAGCGTGCGGGCGTCCTGTTGCGCTTCCACGACCTCGTCCTGGAACGCCAGGACGAAGTCCTCGATCTCATTCAGCGAGAGAACGGCAAAGCGCGCCGTCACGCCTACGAGGAGATCATGGATGTCGCGGTGAACTCCCGCTACTACGCCCACACTGCCGCCGACTACCTCAAGCCGAAACGTCGTCAGGGAGTCCAGCTCTCCCTGACCAAGGTGGTCGAAGTCCACCACCCGAAAGGCCTCGTCGGAGTGATCTCCCCGTGGAACTACCCGCTGACGTTGGGGATCAGCGACTCCCTGCCGGCGATCATCGCGGGCAACGCGATCCTCACCAAACCGGACCAGCAGACCCCCTACGCCACCCTGTGGGCCGTCCAGCTCCTGGAAGAGGCGGGCATGCCGGAAGGTCTGGTGCAGGTCGTGACAGGCCGGGGATCAGAGTTGGGCACCCCGATCATCGAGCACTCCGACTTCCTGATGTTCACCGGCTCCACCGCGGTCGGCCGCACCGTCGCCGCACAGGCCGGTGAGCACCTCATCGATTACTCCATGGAACTCGGCGGCAAGAACGCCCTGCTCGTTCTGGACGACGCCGACATCGACAAGGCGGTCAAGGGCGCGGTGAGGGCGTCGTTCTCCAACACCGGTCAACTGTGCATCTCGATCGAACGGATCTACGTCCCGGACTCGATGTGGGACTCGTTCACCTCCCGCTTCGCCGCTGCGGCGAAGAACATGACGCTCTCACCGAAGCTGGACTATTCCGCGGACATGGGTTCGCTGGTCTCCAAGAAGCAGCTCACAACCGTCAGCGACCACGTGGAGGATGCCCGGAGCAAGGGGGCGACCGTCCTCGCGGGTGGTAAGGCCCGCCCCGATCTCGGTCCGCTGTTCTATGAACCGACGATCCTCACCGGCGTCACCGAGGACATGACAGTCTTCGACCACGAGACTTTCGGCCCTGTCGTCTCCCTCTACCGTGTGAGCAGTGAGGAAGAGGCGATCCGCCTGGCCAACGACTCCGAGTACGGCCTGAACTTCAGTGTGTGGACCAGCGATCCGACCCATGGACGTCGGGTGGCAGAACAGCTCGAGGCCGGCACCGTCAACGTCAACGACGCCTACGCCCCCACCTGGGGCTCCGTCGACGCCCCGATGGGCGGCATGAAGGCATCCGGTGTGGGGCGTCGTCATGGCGAGCACGGGATCATGAAGTACACCGAGTCCCAGACCATCGCGGTAGAGCGCCTGATACCGGTCGGTGCACCGGACTGGTTGGATGCCGGACGCTACGCGAAAGTCATGACCGGTGCTCTGCGCCTGGCCAAGAAGCTCCCGGGGGTGAAGTAA
- a CDS encoding acetoacetate decarboxylase family protein, producing the protein MSSTSASADTVSVTLGNRTVEVPKGGLYDRYRMDPDLDAIAEDPRVSSVDFFRTLTKTRVDSPIGETLTPNFYYRNSTARVAFLAKSSAARTRLPIELDPLEVAPGIALGFVMFFRYDVADIDFYTEAAVGVAVRPARHGKVGVADLVTGMGNNHLHAYVLSLPVNTDIAQVRGHDGYGFPKWRTDIDVNIDSRRVSAQVFNGDGTNDISLAASTPKQKRYRSGEKVGSLTSYTKIGENWHSTLTQTNVLSGGVSLFPRDIDLTLGSGRASDDVRSLEFIRPMQLDVATESQIALHMPAPISVASR; encoded by the coding sequence ATGTCCTCAACTTCCGCATCCGCCGACACCGTCTCCGTCACCCTCGGGAACCGGACCGTAGAGGTCCCCAAGGGCGGCCTCTACGACCGCTACCGGATGGACCCTGACCTCGACGCCATCGCCGAGGACCCGCGGGTCAGCAGCGTCGACTTCTTTCGCACGCTCACCAAGACCAGGGTCGACTCCCCCATCGGCGAAACGCTCACGCCGAACTTCTACTACCGCAACTCCACCGCCCGGGTCGCCTTCCTCGCCAAGTCCAGCGCCGCCCGCACGCGCCTACCCATCGAACTCGACCCACTGGAAGTCGCCCCCGGCATCGCCCTCGGATTCGTCATGTTCTTCCGGTACGACGTCGCCGACATCGACTTCTACACTGAGGCCGCCGTCGGTGTAGCTGTACGGCCCGCCCGCCACGGCAAGGTCGGCGTCGCCGACCTTGTTACCGGGATGGGTAACAACCATCTCCACGCCTACGTCCTGTCCCTGCCGGTCAATACCGACATCGCACAGGTACGCGGCCACGACGGATACGGCTTCCCGAAATGGCGGACCGACATCGACGTGAACATCGACAGCAGGCGCGTGTCCGCCCAGGTCTTCAACGGCGACGGCACCAACGACATCTCTCTCGCCGCATCCACCCCGAAGCAGAAGCGCTACCGTAGCGGCGAGAAAGTCGGCTCGTTGACGTCGTACACGAAGATCGGTGAAAACTGGCACTCCACCCTCACCCAGACCAACGTGCTCTCCGGTGGGGTGAGCCTGTTCCCCCGCGACATCGATCTCACTCTGGGTTCCGGCCGTGCCTCCGACGACGTCCGGTCACTGGAGTTCATCCGTCCGATGCAACTCGACGTCGCCACCGAATCGCAGATCGCCCTGCACATGCCCGCCCCGATCTCTGTCGCCAGCCGATAA
- a CDS encoding TetR/AcrR family transcriptional regulator, translating to MNHPRRTHAQARAEMRDGILRLGREQLATRSAGELSVREIARGLGVASSAVYRHVKNRDELVTLLVVDAYNDLAEATSPAPYTDITDSAASAEPSALLSSLAHRIRSWAVTNPTRWALIYGTPVPGYAAPAEETTPPDTRVMATLLEILAHGTVGEPTPPPSADFAAKLQASAAELGMPGMSPQFLAAGVDVWTSLIGTISAEVFNQLGTDLSAYGPELLNRWVTSTVRRFSLD from the coding sequence ATGAACCACCCACGTCGTACCCATGCCCAGGCGCGTGCCGAGATGCGTGACGGCATCCTCCGCCTGGGCCGCGAGCAGCTGGCCACACGGAGCGCTGGCGAACTCTCAGTACGCGAAATCGCCCGAGGACTCGGAGTTGCGTCATCAGCGGTGTATCGCCACGTGAAGAACCGAGATGAACTGGTGACCCTGCTCGTCGTCGATGCATACAACGATCTGGCCGAGGCCACCTCCCCCGCGCCGTATACCGACATCACAGACAGTGCCGCCAGTGCCGAGCCGTCCGCATTGCTCAGCTCCCTGGCACACCGCATCCGCTCCTGGGCCGTAACCAACCCGACGCGCTGGGCGCTGATCTACGGCACCCCCGTCCCCGGCTACGCCGCGCCGGCGGAAGAAACCACACCTCCAGATACACGAGTCATGGCCACACTCCTCGAGATCCTCGCCCACGGGACCGTCGGAGAGCCGACTCCCCCACCCTCCGCTGATTTCGCCGCGAAACTCCAGGCGTCCGCAGCCGAACTCGGCATGCCAGGGATGTCGCCGCAGTTCCTCGCTGCCGGCGTCGATGTCTGGACGAGTCTGATCGGAACCATCAGCGCCGAGGTATTCAACCAGCTCGGAACCGATCTCAGCGCATACGGACCGGAGCTGCTGAACCGCTGGGTCACCTCCACAGTCCGCCGGTTCTCGCTGGACTGA
- a CDS encoding NAD-dependent epimerase/dehydratase family protein has product MHYVITGAGQIGSQLARDLLDAGHSVTVIRRGTPVEEGALLLQGDAGDRALLQRAVAGQEEAASAIFHCIHTTYDSVAWRRELPHREQAVMDVAADAGIPVIFPESVYAFGTRAQNLSEPLTTGSVAPASPLGEVRAELLAARRQHRARTISVVAADLVGPTADPRTSVFTLLLFGPALSSRMAWVLGDPDVERSVTTILDLTAAMVAAADDANVLAAEGDAVLTAPSTRPLSQRTMAADIAETVGVRPRPVRKTPWWVVRLAGFFSATMRELHGNRYLWDAPAVIHPGILESRYGHTPASWDNVLHGVAGVATVAD; this is encoded by the coding sequence ATGCATTACGTCATCACCGGTGCAGGTCAGATCGGCAGTCAGCTCGCCCGCGACCTGTTAGATGCCGGCCACAGCGTCACCGTCATTCGTCGCGGTACCCCGGTTGAGGAAGGAGCCCTCCTTCTGCAGGGGGATGCGGGAGACCGCGCCCTGTTGCAGCGGGCCGTCGCCGGGCAGGAGGAGGCCGCGTCCGCGATCTTCCACTGCATCCACACGACCTATGACTCAGTGGCATGGCGCAGAGAGCTACCCCACCGTGAACAGGCGGTGATGGACGTGGCTGCGGACGCGGGTATCCCGGTCATCTTCCCCGAGTCTGTCTATGCGTTCGGTACACGCGCCCAGAACCTCAGTGAGCCGTTGACCACCGGCTCCGTGGCTCCCGCCTCGCCGCTCGGTGAGGTGCGGGCCGAACTCCTCGCCGCCCGGAGGCAACACCGTGCCCGGACCATTTCTGTGGTGGCCGCTGACCTCGTCGGCCCGACGGCCGATCCCAGGACCTCTGTTTTTACACTGCTGCTCTTCGGCCCGGCGCTCTCCTCCCGGATGGCCTGGGTACTGGGCGATCCGGACGTTGAACGGTCGGTGACGACGATCCTGGACCTCACCGCAGCGATGGTCGCCGCCGCTGATGATGCGAACGTTCTTGCGGCGGAGGGGGACGCCGTGCTGACGGCACCGTCCACCAGGCCGCTCTCGCAACGGACGATGGCGGCAGACATTGCGGAGACTGTCGGCGTCCGCCCGCGTCCGGTGCGCAAGACACCCTGGTGGGTGGTGCGGCTGGCGGGATTCTTTTCCGCGACGATGCGGGAACTCCACGGCAACCGGTATCTCTGGGACGCGCCGGCGGTCATTCACCCCGGGATCCTGGAAAGCAGATACGGACACACTCCCGCCTCCTGGGACAACGTGCTCCACGGAGTGGCCGGTGTGGCGACGGTCGCCGACTAG
- a CDS encoding isocitrate lyase/PEP mutase family protein, with amino-acid sequence MSHTTAELSQKAQLLLDLHHRSTPLVLPTVWDVWSARLAEDAGFDGLTVGSHPVADSLGYPDGENTPVDLYFQVVARITSAVSVPVSVDVESGLGLQPAELVQKVLEAGAVGVNIEDTVHTEDRYRSPEEHAAYIAAVRASAEAQDVHLVINGRTDAFTKDGEDEAKLDDALTRLRLLEEAGADSLYPVLIPSTETLQRILDEVSTPVNVTAHPRTGAIPGSMSFADAARTGVGRISFGPLLQAALADTTRELLGDWKDISDGGAA; translated from the coding sequence ATGTCGCACACCACCGCTGAACTCAGCCAGAAGGCCCAACTACTCCTCGACCTGCATCACCGCAGCACACCCCTCGTCCTTCCCACCGTATGGGACGTGTGGAGCGCCCGGCTCGCCGAAGACGCCGGATTCGACGGCCTCACCGTGGGCTCGCACCCCGTGGCCGACTCCCTCGGGTACCCCGACGGGGAGAACACCCCGGTTGATCTGTATTTCCAGGTCGTCGCGCGCATCACCTCCGCGGTGAGCGTCCCGGTGTCGGTGGACGTGGAGTCAGGCCTCGGACTGCAGCCCGCCGAACTCGTCCAGAAGGTCCTGGAGGCCGGTGCCGTCGGCGTGAACATCGAAGACACCGTCCACACCGAGGACCGTTATCGAAGCCCCGAGGAGCATGCCGCCTACATCGCCGCCGTCCGAGCCTCTGCTGAGGCGCAGGACGTGCACCTGGTCATCAACGGACGGACCGACGCCTTCACCAAGGACGGCGAGGATGAAGCAAAACTCGACGACGCCCTCACCCGGCTTCGTCTCCTCGAAGAAGCAGGGGCGGACTCCCTGTATCCTGTGCTGATCCCCTCCACCGAGACCCTGCAACGCATTCTCGACGAGGTATCGACGCCCGTGAACGTCACCGCACATCCGCGCACCGGAGCGATCCCGGGATCCATGAGCTTCGCCGACGCCGCCCGGACCGGAGTCGGCCGGATCTCCTTCGGGCCCCTGCTCCAGGCCGCCCTGGCGGACACCACCCGTGAACTGCTCGGCGACTGGAAGGACATCTCCGACGGAGGTGCCGCCTAG
- a CDS encoding VOC family protein, with protein MNTTRQVQITFDCQEPTTVAEFWKAALGYVDPPVPSGFDSWEAFNASLPEADQGSAWACQDPEGVGPRLFFHRVPEPKTVKNRVHLDVRVGTGLRGDERVSALETEATRLEALGARRLRLLPADDVNESCLVMQDVEGNEFCLD; from the coding sequence ATGAACACGACACGGCAGGTGCAGATCACCTTCGACTGCCAGGAGCCGACGACGGTGGCGGAATTCTGGAAGGCGGCACTCGGCTATGTGGATCCTCCGGTCCCGTCAGGATTCGACTCCTGGGAAGCTTTCAACGCCTCGCTCCCCGAGGCTGACCAGGGATCCGCCTGGGCGTGCCAGGATCCTGAAGGTGTCGGGCCGCGGCTCTTCTTCCATCGCGTCCCCGAGCCCAAAACCGTGAAGAACCGCGTGCACCTCGACGTTCGCGTCGGCACGGGACTCCGCGGCGACGAACGCGTCTCCGCGCTCGAGACGGAAGCCACCCGGCTCGAAGCACTCGGCGCGCGGCGTCTACGGCTGCTCCCCGCTGACGACGTGAATGAGTCCTGCCTGGTCATGCAGGATGTCGAGGGCAATGAGTTCTGTCTCGACTGA
- a CDS encoding ATP-binding protein produces MPYRTRVIDETLDELFPHLPVIALEGAKGVGKTATASQRAATILNLTRPAQRELLAADEDYVTKVPPPVLIDEWQLEPSVWDRVRTAVDDDSDGGRFLLAGSATVPGDARVHSGAGRIVSLRMRPLSFAERGLMDPSVSLRELLAGDRPEITGQSEFALSDYTDEILRSGFPGIRHLPERARDIQLDSYLSRIVEREMPENGIVIRRPSALRAWLAAYGAAVSSDASYSKILDAATPGDNEKPARATVDSYREHLTRLFVLDPIPAWAPAFNPLKRLTLAPKHQLVDPALAARLVRVGRSGLLRGDGVRVADGVGSWLGALFESLVAQSVRVYADAVDATTSHLRTRDTTHEIDLIVEGRDRRIVAVEVKLAASVSDKDVRHLNWIEDQLGDQVADKVLVTTGEYAYRRPDGVAVIPFALLGP; encoded by the coding sequence ATGCCGTATCGGACCCGGGTCATTGATGAAACCCTTGACGAGCTGTTCCCGCATCTGCCGGTCATTGCTCTCGAAGGCGCAAAAGGTGTGGGGAAAACGGCGACTGCCAGTCAGCGGGCGGCGACCATCCTGAATCTCACCCGTCCGGCCCAGAGGGAACTCCTCGCGGCAGATGAAGACTATGTGACCAAGGTTCCGCCGCCCGTCCTTATCGATGAATGGCAACTCGAGCCGTCTGTCTGGGACAGAGTCAGGACGGCGGTGGACGACGACAGTGACGGAGGACGGTTTCTCCTGGCTGGTTCAGCGACAGTCCCCGGGGATGCGCGAGTCCATTCAGGTGCGGGACGAATTGTCAGTCTCCGCATGCGACCGTTGTCGTTCGCTGAACGAGGCTTGATGGATCCGTCGGTCTCACTCCGAGAGCTTCTTGCAGGTGACCGGCCTGAAATCACCGGACAGTCAGAGTTCGCATTGTCGGACTATACGGACGAAATTCTGCGTTCGGGATTCCCCGGTATTCGGCACCTCCCGGAACGTGCGAGGGACATTCAGCTCGACAGCTACCTTTCCAGAATCGTGGAGCGGGAGATGCCGGAGAACGGAATCGTCATCCGCCGACCGTCAGCTCTCCGGGCGTGGTTGGCTGCTTACGGCGCAGCGGTTTCCTCAGACGCGTCCTATTCGAAGATCCTTGATGCGGCTACCCCTGGAGACAATGAGAAACCTGCCCGGGCCACGGTGGACTCTTACCGTGAGCATCTCACCCGGCTGTTTGTACTCGACCCGATTCCAGCGTGGGCCCCTGCGTTCAATCCTCTGAAGCGACTCACTCTCGCACCGAAACACCAGTTGGTTGATCCCGCGCTTGCCGCTCGACTGGTCAGAGTCGGCAGGTCCGGGTTGCTTCGCGGTGACGGAGTCCGTGTGGCGGATGGTGTCGGGTCGTGGTTGGGTGCACTTTTCGAGTCGCTGGTTGCACAGAGTGTTCGTGTGTACGCAGACGCGGTAGATGCAACGACATCACATCTCCGAACCCGTGACACCACGCATGAAATCGACCTGATCGTGGAGGGGCGCGATCGGCGAATCGTTGCCGTGGAAGTCAAGCTGGCAGCCAGCGTCAGTGATAAAGACGTGAGGCATCTCAACTGGATCGAAGACCAACTCGGTGATCAAGTAGCAGATAAGGTGCTGGTCACTACGGGTGAGTACGCTTACCGGCGCCCTGATGGAGTTGCCGTGATTCCGTTCGCACTGCTCGGTCCCTAA